The following coding sequences are from one Bos mutus isolate GX-2022 chromosome 22, NWIPB_WYAK_1.1, whole genome shotgun sequence window:
- the FYCO1 gene encoding FYVE and coiled-coil domain-containing protein 1 isoform X3: MNTKVTSDWYYARSPFLKPKLSSDIVGQLYELTDVQFDLASRGYDLDAAWPTFARRTLATSSSAYLWRPPSRSSSMSSLVSSYLQTQEMASSLDLSNPLNSESLEGFDEMRLELDQLEVREKQLQERMQQLDRENQELKAAISLQGEQLQVERERGRATAEDNSRLADMVAALQKQWEVTQAMQNTMVELHTCLQALELGAAEKEEDYRSALRRLESLLKPLARDLKATHDSPHRRNQDIPAANVLEQLAAAEQMAAPALDAKEREERVSSDSALETQELAVRLQALESENPRIQELSGQQAVQLEPLAGELQLKEEAQTCLERLVEETALLRDELSCKGQEAAQLRRQLQESLGHLGSLEEELTEARREARQRLEEKELLEQEARSLTRQLQLLETQLAQVSQHVSDLEEQKKQLIQDRDHLSQKVGMLEQLAAQLGPGLPDAAETLEALNSVPQQACEMPEEEQRGLREGQTDNPRVHGTGMEDQLQQAHRELEKELQNVAERNHILEEKLQALQADYQALQQREVASQGSLASLESEQTEASMWAHMAEKEAALQSKEAECWRMREQVEQGQQLAEARDGELQALAGQCQQQTQLIETLRADGGQQGLSPPEDHAPQELAVQLALSQAQLEIHQGEARRLQAVVVELQAKLQAALGDQEKVKSQLSVAETALTEHKALVQRLKEQNEALNRAHVQELLQCSEREGALREERAEEAERREEELQILREELSRVRCSSEEAHLEHTELQEQLHHANMDTAELGIQVCALTAEKERVEGALAHTIQELREAQEAASREREGLEHQVAGLRREKESLQEQLRVAEETAGSLPGLQARLAQAEQHAQSLQEASRQELDTLKFQLSTEMMDYQKRLKTSSEECRTLRGQLEEQGRQLQATKEAEGKLKAAQADVQEKLSCTSKHLAECQAAMLRKDEEGAALRQDLDRTQKELERATTKAQEYYNRLCQEAAEREKNDQKMLADLDDLNRTKKYLEERLIELLRDKDALWQKSDALEFQQKLSAEERWPGDMEANHCLDCKREFSWMVRRHHCRICGRIFCYYCCNNYAVSKHGGKKERCCRACFRKLSESPGSPNSSSSGTSQGEPSPTRSPAQATGGQGANTDCRPPDDAAFDIITDEELCQIQESGSSLPETPTETDSLDPNVAEQDTTSTSVTPEDAEDMPVGQDSEICLLKSGELMIKLPLTVEEIANFGEGSRELFVRSSTYSLITITVAEAGLTISWVFSSDPKSISFSVVFQEAEDTPLDQCKVLIPTTRCNSHKENIQGQLKVRTPGIYLLIFDNTFSRFVSKKVFYHLTVDRPVIYDGSDFP, from the exons ATGAACACCAAAGTGACCAG TGACTGGTACTATGCAAGGAGCCCCTTTCTGAAGCCAAAGCTGAGCTCTGACATCGTGGGCCAACTCTACGAGCTGACTGACGTCCAGTTTGACCTGGCATCGCGGGGCTATGACCTGGATGCTGCCTGGCCAACGTTTGCCAG GAGGACCCTGGCCACCAGCTCTTCCGCTTACCTGTGGAGACCACCCAGCCGAAGCTCAAGCATGAGCAGTTTGGTGAGCAGCTACCTGCAG ACTCAGGAGATGGCCTCCAGCCTGGACCTGAGCAACCCCTTAAACAGCGAGTCCCTGGAGGGCTTCGACGAGATGCGGCTGGAGCTGGACCAGCTGGAGGTGCGGGAGAAGCAGCTGCAGGAGCGGATGCAGCAGCTGGACAGAGAGAACCAGGAGCTGAAGGCGGCCATCAGCCTGCAGGGAGAGCAGCTgcaggtggagagggagaggggccgTGCCACCGCTGAGGACAACAGTCGCCTCGCGGACATGGTGGCTGCACTCCAGAAGCAGTGGGAAGTCACCCAGGCCATGCAGAACACCATGGTGGAGCTGCACACATGCCTGCAGGCCCTCGAGCTGGGGGCTGCGGAGAAGGAGGAGGATTACCGCTCAGCCTTGCGGCGGCTGGAGTCCTTGCTCAAGCCCCTGGCTCGGGACCTCAAGGCCACCCATGACTCCCCGCACAGGAGGAACCAGGACATCCCCGCGGCCAATGTCCTGGAGCAGCTGGCTGCAGCCGAGCAGATGGCCGCTCCGGCTCTGGATGCAAAGGAGAGGGAAGAGCGTGTCTCCAGTGACTCGGCCCTGGAGACCCAGGAGCTGGCGGTGAGGCTCCAAGCCTTGGAAAGCGAGAATCCCCGCATCCAGGAGCTCAGCGGGCAGCAGGCAGTGCAGCTGGAGCCACTGGCCGGGGAACTGCAGCTGAAGGAGGAGGCCCAGACCTGCCTGGAGCGCCTGGTGGAGGAGACAGCCCTGCTGCGGGACGAGCTGTCCTGCAAGGGGCAGGAGGCAGCCCAGCTCCGGCGCCAGCTGCAGGAGTCGCTGGGCCACTTGGGCTCCCTGGAAGAGGAGCTCACGGAAGCGAGGCGTGAGGCGCGGCAgcggctggaggagaaggagctgCTGGAACAGGAGGCCCGCTCGCTGACACGGCAGCTGCAGCTCCTGGAGACCCAGCTGGCCCAGGTGAGCCAGCACGTGAGTGACCTGGAGGAGCAGAAGAAGCAGCTCATCCAGGACAGGGACCACCTCAGCCAGAAGGTGGGGATGCTGGAGCAACTTGCTGCACAGCTAGGCCCAGGTCTGCCCGACGCGGCTGAGACGCTTGAAGCTCTGAACTCTGTCCCACAGCAGGCCTGCGAGATGCCAGAGGAGGAACAGCGGGGCCTGCgggagggacagacagacaaTCCCAGGGTGCACGGGACCGGCATGGAGGACCAGCTCCAGCAGGCCCACAGGGAGCTGGAGAAGGAGCTGCAGAATGTAGCTGAGCGCAACCACATTCTGGAGGAGAAACTTCAGGCCCTGCAGGCTGATTACCAAGCGCTGCAGCAGCGGGAGGTGGCCAGCCAGGGCTCCCTGGCCTCTCTGGAGTCAGAGCAGACAGAGGCAAGCATGTGGGCCCACATGGCAGAGAAGGAGGCTGCCCTGCAGAGCAAGGAGGCCGAGTGCTGGCGAATGCGGGAACAGGTGGAGCAGGGCCAGCAGCTCGCCGAGGCCCGGGATGGGGAGCTCCAAGCTCTTGCAGGCCAGTGCCAGCAGCAGACCCAGCTGATTGAGACCCTCAGGGCAGACGGAGGCCAACAGGGTCTCAGCCCACCTGAAGACCATGCGCCGCAGGAGCTGGCCGTCCAGCTGGCCCTGTCTCAGGCGCAGCTAGAGATCCATCAGGGGGAGGCCCGGCGACTCCAGGCCGTGGTGGTGGAGCTCCAGGCCAAGCTGCAGGCCGCCCTGGGGGACCAGGAGAAGGTGAAGAGCCAGCTGAGCGTAGCTGAGACTGCTCTGACAGAGCACAAGGCCCTTGTGCAGCGACTGAAGGAACAGAACGAGGCCCTCAACAGGGCCCACGTCCAGGAGCTGCTGCAGTGCTCTGAGCGCGAAGGGGCGCTGAGGGAGGAGAGGGCCGAAGAGGCAGAGCGGAGGGAGGAGGAGCTCCAGATCCTGCGGGAGGAGCTGTCCCGGGTCAGGTGCAGCTCCGAGGAGGCCCATCTGGAGCACACTGAGCTGCAGGAGCAGCTGCACCATGCCAACATGGACACGGCAGAGCTTGGCATCCAGGTCTGTGCGCTGACTGCGGAGAAAGAGCGGGTGGAGGGGGCGCTGGCCCACACCATTCAGGAGCTGCGGGAGGCCCAAGAGGCAGCCTCCAGGGAGCGGGAGGGCCTGGAGCACCAAGTGGCAGGGCTGCGGCGAGAGAAGGAGAGCCTGCAGGAGCAGCTGAGGGTGGCCGAGGAGACAGCCGGCTCGCTGCCTGGTCTGCAGGCCCGGCTGGCCCAGGCTGAACAGCACGCCCAGAGCCTCCAGGAGGCCTCACGCCAGGAGCTCGACACCCTCAAGTTCCAGCTGAGCACCGAGATGATGGACTACcagaaaagactgaag ACCTCCAGTGAAGAATGCAGGACCCTCAGGGGCCAGCTGGAGGAGCAGGGTCGGCAGCTGCAGGCCACCAAGGAGGCTGAGGGGAAGCTGAAG GCTGCCCAGGCGGACGTGCAGGAGAAACTGAGCTGCACCAGCAAGCACCTTGCCGAGTGCCAGGCCGCCATGCTGAGGAAGGACGAGGAGGGGGCCGCCCTGCGCCAAGACTTGGACAG gacccagaaggaaCTTGAAAGAGCCACCACAAAGGCCCAGGAATATTACAACAGACTCTGCCAGGAGGCGGCAGAAAGGGAGAAGAATGACCAGAAGATGCTCGCTGACCTGGATGACCTGAACAGAACCAAGAAGTACCTGGAGGAGCGGCTGATAGAGCTGCTCAG GGACAAGGATGCTCTCTGGCAGAAGTCAGATGCCCTGGAATTCCAGCAGAAGCTCAGTGCTGAGGAAAGATGGCCCGGGGACATGGAGGCGAACCACTGCCTCGACTGCAAGCGGGAGTTCAGCTGGATGGTGCGGAGGCACCACTGCAG GATATGCGGCCGCATCTTCTGTTACTACTGCTGCAACAACTACGCCGTGAGCAAGCACGGTGGCAAGAAGGAGCGCTGCTGCCGGGCCTGCTTCCGGAAGCTGAGCGAGAGCCCCGGCTCTCCCAACAGCAGCAGCTCGGGCACCAGCCAGGGGGAGCCCAGCCCCACGCGATCCCCGGCCCAGGCCACCGGAGGCCAAG GTGCAAACACAGACTGCCGGCCGCCGGATGACGCCGCCTTTGACATCATCACAGATGAGGAGTTGTGCCAGATACAGGAGTCCGGCTCCTCCTTGCCTGAGACACCTACTGAGACTGACTCTCTTGACCCAAATGTGGCTGAGCA GGACACCACGTCCACCTCCGTCACCCCTGAGGATGCTGAAGACATGCCTGTGGGGCAGGATTCCGAAATCTGCTTGCTGAAGTCGGGAGAACTGAT
- the CXCR6 gene encoding C-X-C chemokine receptor type 6, whose product MAEYNYEDLGFFNGSNDSSQGHQDFLRFSKFFLPCMYVVVFTCGLVGNSLVLVIYVFYQKLKSLTDVFLMNLPLADLVFVCTLPFWAYAGIHEWVFGNVMCKALLGIYTLNFYTSMLVLTCITVDRFVAVVRATKAYNQQAKRMAWGKAICSSIWVVSLLVSLPQIIYGNVLYHDKPFCGYHEAISTMVLAIQMTLGFFLPLLAMIVCYSVIIKTLLQARGFRKHKSLKIIFLVVAVFLLTQTPFNLVKLIRSTSWEYHTMTSFDYAITVTEAIAYLRACLNPVLYAFVGLKFRKNFWKLVKDAGCLPYLGVSGQHMYSEDTSRSASASHNVEATSMFHL is encoded by the coding sequence ATGGCTGAGTACAACTACGAAGACCTCGGGTTCTTCAATGGTTCCAACGACAGCAGCCAGGGGCACCAAGACTTCCTGCGGTTCAGCAAGTTCTTCCTGCCGTGCATGTACGTGGTGGTGTTCACCTGCGGCCTGGTGGGAAACTCCTTGGTGCTGGTCATCTACGTCTTCTACCAGAAGCTGAAGAGCCTGACAGACGTGTTCCTGATGAACCTGCCCCTGGCTGACCTGGTGTTCGTCTGCACTCTGCCCTTCTGGGCCTACGCAGGCATCCATGAGTGGGTCTTTGGCAACGTCATGTGCAAAGCCCTGCTGGGCATCTACACGCTGAACTTCTACACGTCCATGCTCGTGCTCACCTGCATCACCGTGGACCGCTTCGTCGCGGTGGTGCGGGCCACCAAGGCCTACAACCAGCAGGCCAAGCGCATGGCCTGGGGTAAGGCCATCTGCTCGTCCATCTGGGTGGTTTCCCTGCTGGTTTCCTTGCCGCAGATCATCTATGGCAACGTCCTTTACCACGACAAGCCCTTCTGCGGTTATCACGAGGCGATTTCCACCATGGTGCTGGCCATCCAGATGACCCTGGGGTTCTTTCTGCCACTGCTTGCCATGATCGTCTGCTACTCGGTCATCATCAAGACCCTGCTTCAGGCTCGAGGCTTCCGGAAGCACAAGTCTCTGAAGATCATCTTCCTGGTGGTGGCGGTGTTCCTGCTGACCCAGACGCCCTTCAACCTCGTGAAGCTCATCCGCAGCACAAGCTGGGAGTACCACACCATGACCAGCTTCGACTACGCCATCACGGTGACGGAGGCCATTGCCTACCTGCGTGCCTGCCTTAATCCTGTGCTCTATGCCTTTGTTGGCCTCAAGTTTCGGAAGAATTTCTGGAAGCTCGTGAAAGATGCAGGCTGCCTCCCTTACCTGGGTGTCTCAGGCCAACACATGTATTCCGAGGACACTTCCAGGAGTGCTTCAGCGTCTCACAACGTGGAGGCCACCAGCATGTTCCACCTGTAG